From a single Streptomyces misionensis genomic region:
- a CDS encoding MerR family transcriptional regulator, translating to MRTSGDGTAGGAPVRGFGESGPYPVHSSAVDHAPQRPTAVPDGGGAASMTSEEIGYRGPTACAAAGITYRQLDYWARTGLVEPSVRPAYGSGTQRLYSFRDVVVLKIVKRFLDTGVSLQNIRSAVQHLRERGFRDLERMTLMSDGATVYECGSPDEVHALLQGGQGIFGIAVGVVWRDVESALSQLHGERIDTGETLVGHNPADELARRRNRAV from the coding sequence GTGAGAACCAGCGGCGACGGTACGGCTGGGGGTGCTCCCGTGCGCGGTTTCGGGGAGAGCGGTCCGTACCCGGTTCACAGCAGCGCGGTGGATCACGCTCCGCAGCGGCCGACGGCGGTGCCGGACGGCGGAGGGGCGGCGTCCATGACGTCCGAAGAGATCGGCTACCGGGGGCCCACGGCCTGTGCGGCGGCCGGCATCACCTATCGACAGCTCGACTACTGGGCGCGCACCGGCCTGGTCGAGCCGAGTGTGCGGCCCGCGTACGGGTCGGGCACCCAGCGTCTGTACAGCTTCCGGGACGTCGTGGTCCTGAAGATCGTCAAGCGGTTCCTGGACACCGGGGTCTCGCTGCAGAACATCCGCTCGGCGGTGCAGCACCTCAGGGAGCGCGGTTTCCGGGACCTGGAGCGGATGACGCTGATGAGCGACGGCGCCACCGTCTACGAGTGCGGCTCGCCGGACGAGGTGCACGCCCTGCTCCAGGGCGGCCAGGGCATCTTCGGGATCGCGGTCGGCGTGGTGTGGCGGGACGTGGAGAGCGCCCTGTCCCAGCTGCACGGCGAGCGGATCGACACCGGCGAGACCCTCGTCGGGCACAACCCGGCGGACGAGCTGGCGCGGCGCCGCAACCGGGCGGTCTGA
- a CDS encoding bifunctional nuclease family protein, whose amino-acid sequence MNELDVVGVRVEMPSNQPIVLLREVGGDRYLPIWIGPGEATAIAFAQQGMAPARPLTHDLFKDVLEALGQELTEVRITDLREGVFYAELVFASGVEVSARPSDAIALALRTGTPIYGSDTVLDDAGIAIPDEQEDEVEKFREFLDQISPEDFGTSNQ is encoded by the coding sequence GTGAACGAGCTCGATGTCGTAGGTGTCCGGGTCGAAATGCCCTCCAACCAACCGATCGTGCTCCTGCGCGAAGTGGGGGGCGACCGTTACCTCCCCATCTGGATCGGGCCGGGGGAGGCGACGGCGATCGCCTTCGCCCAGCAGGGCATGGCCCCGGCCAGGCCGCTGACCCATGACCTGTTCAAGGACGTGCTGGAGGCCCTCGGTCAGGAGCTGACCGAGGTACGCATCACCGACCTGCGGGAAGGCGTCTTCTACGCGGAGCTGGTCTTCGCCAGCGGAGTCGAGGTCAGCGCCCGGCCCTCCGATGCCATAGCGCTGGCCCTGCGCACCGGGACGCCGATCTACGGCAGTGACACGGTGCTGGACGACGCGGGCATCGCCATTCCGGACGAGCAGGAGGACGAGGTGGAGAAGTTCCGCGAGTTCCTCGACCAGATCTCGCCCGAGGACTTCGGCACCAGCAACCAGTGA
- a CDS encoding MerR family transcriptional regulator gives MLQTPSGGAGSGTAARDSGLMSIGTVLNVLREEFPEVTISKIRFLEAEGLIEPQRTPSGYRKFSAGDVERLGHVLRMQRDHYLPLKVIREHLDAMERGEAVPLPVVGRQRGGEDALEVLEGPTVARVGRAELLAAADIGEAELAEWESYGLLVPLADGSYDAEAVTVATLVAELGRFGIEPRHLRVMKAAADREAGLVDQVVAPLKRHRNPQTRALAEARTKELAALTMKLHASLVKTALGVRLP, from the coding sequence ATGCTTCAAACGCCGAGCGGCGGTGCCGGAAGCGGTACCGCCGCCAGGGACAGTGGGCTGATGAGCATCGGCACGGTGCTGAACGTGCTGCGCGAGGAGTTCCCCGAAGTCACCATCTCCAAGATTCGTTTCCTGGAGGCGGAGGGGCTCATCGAGCCGCAGCGGACCCCTTCGGGGTACCGCAAGTTCAGCGCCGGTGACGTCGAGCGCCTCGGACACGTCCTGAGAATGCAGCGGGACCACTATCTGCCGCTCAAGGTGATCCGTGAGCACCTGGACGCCATGGAGCGGGGCGAGGCCGTCCCGCTGCCCGTGGTCGGGCGCCAGCGCGGCGGGGAGGACGCCCTGGAGGTGCTGGAGGGGCCCACGGTGGCCAGGGTCGGCCGGGCGGAGTTGCTGGCGGCCGCGGACATCGGCGAGGCCGAGCTGGCGGAGTGGGAGTCGTACGGGCTCCTGGTGCCGCTCGCGGACGGGTCGTACGACGCGGAGGCCGTCACCGTGGCCACCCTCGTCGCGGAGCTGGGGCGCTTCGGGATCGAGCCCCGCCATCTGCGGGTGATGAAGGCGGCCGCCGACCGGGAGGCCGGGCTGGTCGACCAGGTGGTGGCCCCGCTCAAGCGCCACCGCAATCCGCAGACCAGAGCGCTCGCCGAGGCCCGCACGAAGGAGCTGGCGGCGCTCACCATGAAGTTGCACGCGTCCTTGGTGAAGACCGCCCTCGGGGTGCGTCTGCCCTGA
- a CDS encoding FHA domain-containing protein, producing the protein MKLFAKWFGKSAREGGDNATARHRAQPDAQGQRPLFRDQVAGPGGDISGGQGAPSVDPAQSRGIGFGQPSTSSTGGDFGPGPYASNASAGQPRQEDPSMSALVCTRCGNRNAENARFCSNCGAPLRPGAVPERASETTSTISISGLEAYDAEATGQTPMPMLSPEAQAAVEALPAGSALLVVRRGPNSGSRFLLDGDLTTAGRHPQSDIFLDDVTVSRRHVEFRRSPDGSFTVADVGSLNGTYVNREPIDQVALQSGDEVQIGKYRLVFYASRQGI; encoded by the coding sequence GTGAAGTTGTTTGCGAAGTGGTTCGGCAAGAGCGCGCGAGAGGGTGGCGACAACGCGACCGCTCGTCATCGCGCACAGCCTGACGCACAGGGTCAGCGGCCGCTGTTCCGGGACCAGGTGGCTGGTCCGGGTGGTGACATTTCGGGAGGCCAGGGCGCGCCGTCAGTTGACCCTGCCCAGTCCCGCGGCATAGGTTTCGGGCAACCGTCAACCTCAAGTACGGGTGGAGACTTTGGTCCCGGCCCGTACGCGTCCAACGCCTCGGCGGGACAGCCGCGGCAGGAGGATCCGTCCATGTCGGCCCTGGTGTGTACGAGGTGCGGTAACCGCAACGCGGAGAACGCCCGCTTCTGTTCCAACTGCGGTGCGCCGCTGCGTCCTGGAGCCGTGCCCGAGCGCGCCTCCGAGACGACGTCCACGATCTCGATCTCCGGCCTCGAGGCGTACGACGCGGAGGCGACCGGCCAGACGCCGATGCCGATGCTGTCGCCGGAGGCGCAGGCCGCGGTGGAGGCGCTGCCGGCGGGCTCGGCCCTGCTGGTGGTGCGCCGCGGCCCGAACTCGGGCAGCCGCTTCCTGCTGGACGGCGACCTGACGACGGCCGGCCGTCACCCGCAGAGCGACATCTTCCTGGACGACGTGACGGTCTCGCGTCGCCATGTGGAGTTCCGCCGCTCCCCGGACGGCTCGTTCACCGTCGCCGACGTGGGCAGCCTCAACGGCACCTACGTCAACCGCGAGCCGATCGACCAGGTCGCCCTGCAGAGCGGTGACGAGGTGCAGATCGGCAAGTACCGGCTGGTGTTCTACGCGAGCCGGCAGGGCATCTGA
- a CDS encoding DUF881 domain-containing protein, with product MSDQYDREDENGRGRHGGHEEPDRPGGQGERPENRLRKELPAEVPAPPPGAGRAPGPRPQEPLTGRQRLVKGVWPPRLTRPQLIVALLLFGLGFGLAVQVASNSDTDSALRGARQEDLVRILDELDSRTQRLEDERQGLEKQRQELQSSSDQAAEARRQTAEKERQLGILAGTVAAQGPGITMTIEDTKGTVQSDMLLDTIQELRAAGAEAIQVNGVRVVANTYFADAGRSVSVDGNKINAPYRFKVIGKPQDLEPALNIPGGVVQTLEKEQATVSVAQSGKIVVDALRQAKQPDYARSSSQ from the coding sequence ATGAGCGACCAGTACGACCGCGAGGACGAGAACGGCCGCGGGCGGCACGGCGGCCACGAGGAACCCGACCGCCCCGGCGGGCAGGGCGAGCGGCCGGAGAACCGGCTGCGCAAGGAACTGCCGGCCGAGGTGCCCGCCCCGCCGCCCGGCGCCGGACGGGCACCGGGCCCGCGCCCGCAGGAGCCGCTGACCGGCCGTCAGCGGCTGGTCAAGGGAGTGTGGCCGCCGCGCCTCACCCGGCCCCAACTCATAGTGGCGCTCCTGCTGTTCGGTCTCGGCTTCGGCCTGGCCGTCCAGGTGGCGTCGAACAGCGACACCGACAGCGCGCTGCGCGGCGCACGTCAAGAAGATCTTGTTCGCATCCTGGATGAACTGGATTCGCGTACTCAGCGTCTTGAAGACGAGAGGCAGGGACTCGAGAAGCAGCGTCAGGAGCTCCAGAGCAGCTCCGACCAGGCCGCGGAGGCGCGCCGGCAGACCGCCGAGAAGGAGAGGCAACTCGGCATCCTGGCGGGCACCGTGGCGGCTCAGGGTCCCGGCATCACCATGACGATCGAGGACACGAAGGGGACGGTCCAGTCCGACATGCTGCTCGACACCATCCAGGAGCTGCGCGCGGCCGGTGCGGAGGCGATCCAGGTCAACGGCGTCCGTGTGGTGGCGAACACCTACTTCGCGGACGCGGGCAGGAGCGTGAGCGTGGACGGGAACAAGATCAACGCCCCTTATCGTTTCAAGGTCATCGGCAAGCCGCAGGACCTCGAGCCGGCGCTGAACATCCCGGGAGGCGTGGTGCAGACTCTGGAGAAGGAGCAGGCCACGGTCTCCGTCGCACAGTCGGGCAAGATCGTCGTGGACGCCTTGCGACAGGCGAAGCAGCCTGACTACGCTCGGTCGTCCTCCCAGTGA
- a CDS encoding small basic family protein has product MIAVLGLVVGVVAGLLVRPEVPAVVEPYLPIAVVAALDAVFGGLRAMLDGIFDDKVFVVSFLSNVVVAALIVFLGDKLGVGAQLSTGVVVVLGIRIFSNAAAIRRHVFRA; this is encoded by the coding sequence GTGATCGCCGTACTGGGCCTCGTCGTGGGAGTCGTGGCCGGCCTGTTGGTCCGGCCCGAGGTTCCGGCGGTCGTGGAGCCTTATCTGCCGATCGCCGTCGTCGCGGCACTGGACGCCGTCTTCGGTGGTCTGCGGGCCATGCTGGACGGCATCTTCGACGACAAGGTCTTCGTGGTGTCCTTCCTGTCGAACGTGGTCGTGGCGGCCCTGATCGTGTTCCTCGGCGACAAGTTGGGCGTGGGTGCGCAGCTGTCCACGGGTGTCGTGGTCGTCCTCGGCATCCGGATCTTCTCCAACGCCGCGGCGATCCGGCGGCATGTCTTCCGGGCGTGA
- a CDS encoding DUF881 domain-containing protein, translating into MCGMPQQPPVRSSPARPRRPDASMSLITNVMDHSLDDGYAEAAARKKSQGEGGLPKTLRAKLGLAGGLVLAALVVTVGAAQARVAAPVVAKERQELIDRVDKETADADRLQGSVDKLRDDVSARQRAALRASGGSAEADLVGMLSGATEVHGPGVKLVVNDAKEASSGGDGSNPRETAGFSDTGRVRDRDLQRVVNGLWQSGAEAVSINGQRLTALSAIRAAGDAILVDNRPLVPPYTVLAVGDGPRLSNDFQNSADGLYLHALEQNYGIRATISTQPDVRLPAAPSVIVRTARPDTADGGKTDNTEKTKKGTS; encoded by the coding sequence ATGTGCGGCATGCCGCAGCAACCCCCCGTTCGGAGCAGCCCCGCGCGGCCGCGCCGCCCGGACGCCTCCATGTCGTTGATCACCAACGTCATGGACCACAGCCTCGACGACGGGTACGCCGAGGCCGCCGCCCGGAAGAAGTCCCAGGGCGAGGGCGGCCTGCCGAAGACCCTGAGGGCGAAGCTGGGCCTCGCGGGCGGTCTGGTGCTCGCGGCCCTGGTCGTGACCGTAGGGGCGGCGCAGGCGCGCGTGGCGGCGCCCGTGGTGGCCAAGGAACGCCAGGAGCTGATCGACCGCGTCGACAAGGAGACCGCGGACGCGGACAGGCTCCAGGGCAGCGTCGACAAACTCCGTGACGACGTCAGCGCGCGCCAGCGGGCGGCGCTGAGGGCGAGCGGGGGCAGCGCCGAGGCGGACCTGGTGGGCATGCTGTCCGGCGCCACCGAGGTGCACGGTCCGGGCGTCAAGCTGGTCGTGAACGACGCCAAGGAGGCCAGCTCCGGTGGCGACGGCTCCAACCCCAGGGAGACGGCGGGGTTCTCCGACACCGGCCGGGTGCGCGACCGTGATCTCCAGCGCGTCGTCAACGGGCTGTGGCAGTCCGGCGCCGAGGCCGTCTCCATCAACGGGCAGCGGCTGACCGCCCTGTCGGCGATCCGGGCCGCCGGAGACGCGATACTGGTCGACAACCGGCCGCTGGTGCCGCCGTACACCGTGCTCGCGGTGGGGGACGGGCCCAGGCTGAGCAATGACTTCCAGAACAGTGCGGACGGCCTGTACCTGCATGCCCTGGAGCAGAACTACGGCATCCGCGCCACCATCTCCACCCAGCCCGACGTCCGGTTGCCCGCGGCGCCGAGCGTGATCGTACGCACGGCGAGGCCGGACACCGCTGACGGCGGCAAGACCGACAACACCGAGAAGACGAAGAAGGGCACATCGTGA
- a CDS encoding mannose-1-phosphate guanyltransferase codes for MKAVVMAGGEGTRLRPMTSSMPKPLLPVANRPIMEHVLRLLKRHGLTETVVTVQFLASLVKNYFGDGEELGMELTYANEEKPLGTAGSVKNAEEALKDDAFLVISGDALTDFDLTELINFHKEKGALVTVCLTRVPNPLEFGITIVDEEGKVERFLEKPTWGQVFSDTVNTGIYVMEPEVFDYVEPDVPVDWSGDVFPQLMKEGKPIYGYVAEGYWEDVGTHESYVKAQADVLEGKVNVDIDGFEISPGVWVAEGAEVHPDAVLRGPLYIGDYAKVESGAEIREHTVVGSNVVVKSGAFLHKAVVHDNVYVGQHSNLRGCVVGKNTDIMRAARIEDGAVIGDECLIGEESIVQGNVRVYPFKTIEAGAFVNTSVIWESRGQAHLFGARGVSGILNVEITPELAVRLAGAYATTLKKGSTVTTARDHSRGARALKRAVISALQASAIDVRDLENVPLPVARQQTARGSAGGLMIRTTPGVPDSVDIMFFDGQGADLSQAGQRKLDRVFARQEYRRAFPGEIGDLYFPSSVFDSYTGSLLRNVDTTGIAESGLKVVVDASNGSAGLVLPSLLGKLGVDSLTINPGLDESRPTETAEMRRSGLVRLGEIVASSGAAFGVRFDPVGERLSLVDEKGRIIEDDRALLVMLDLVAAERRSGRVALPVTTTRIAEQVAAYHGTQVEWTTTSPDDLTRVGGEEGTIFGGDGKGGFIVPEFGSVFDGTAAFVRLIGLVARTQLTLSQIDARIPRAHVLKRDLATPWAVKGLVMRRVVEAAGDRSVDTTDGVRVVETDGRWVMVLPDPAEAVTHLWAEGPDDASAQALLDEWSAVVDSAGR; via the coding sequence ATGAAGGCCGTCGTGATGGCCGGGGGCGAAGGCACACGCCTGCGCCCCATGACCTCAAGCATGCCCAAGCCGCTCCTGCCCGTGGCGAACCGCCCGATCATGGAGCACGTGCTACGGCTGCTCAAAAGGCACGGGCTCACCGAGACCGTGGTCACCGTGCAGTTCCTTGCCTCGCTCGTCAAGAACTACTTCGGTGACGGCGAAGAGCTCGGGATGGAGCTCACCTACGCCAATGAGGAGAAGCCACTCGGTACCGCCGGAAGCGTCAAGAACGCCGAAGAGGCATTGAAGGACGATGCCTTCCTCGTCATCTCCGGTGACGCCCTGACCGACTTCGACCTCACCGAACTGATCAATTTCCACAAGGAGAAGGGCGCGCTCGTCACGGTCTGCCTGACCCGCGTGCCCAACCCCCTCGAATTCGGCATCACCATCGTCGACGAGGAGGGCAAGGTCGAACGCTTCCTGGAGAAGCCGACCTGGGGCCAGGTCTTCTCCGACACGGTCAACACGGGCATCTACGTGATGGAGCCCGAAGTCTTCGACTACGTAGAACCCGATGTTCCGGTCGACTGGTCCGGCGACGTCTTCCCCCAGCTGATGAAGGAGGGCAAGCCGATCTACGGCTACGTCGCCGAGGGCTACTGGGAGGACGTCGGCACGCACGAGAGCTACGTCAAGGCCCAGGCCGACGTACTCGAAGGCAAGGTCAACGTCGACATCGACGGCTTCGAGATCTCCCCGGGCGTATGGGTGGCCGAGGGCGCCGAGGTGCACCCCGACGCCGTACTGCGCGGTCCGCTGTACATCGGCGACTACGCGAAGGTCGAGTCCGGCGCCGAGATCCGCGAGCACACCGTGGTCGGCTCGAACGTCGTCGTCAAGAGCGGCGCCTTCCTGCACAAGGCCGTCGTCCACGACAACGTGTACGTCGGCCAGCACAGCAACCTCCGCGGCTGCGTCGTCGGCAAGAACACCGACATCATGCGGGCCGCCCGGATCGAGGACGGCGCCGTCATCGGGGACGAGTGCCTGATCGGCGAAGAATCGATCGTGCAGGGCAACGTCCGCGTCTACCCGTTCAAGACCATCGAGGCCGGCGCGTTCGTCAACACCTCGGTGATCTGGGAGTCCCGGGGCCAGGCGCACCTCTTCGGCGCCCGCGGGGTGTCCGGCATCCTGAACGTGGAGATCACGCCCGAGCTGGCCGTACGCCTCGCCGGCGCCTACGCGACCACGCTCAAGAAGGGCTCCACGGTCACCACCGCCCGAGATCACTCCCGAGGCGCCCGGGCGCTCAAGCGGGCGGTCATCTCCGCGCTCCAGGCCAGCGCCATCGACGTACGCGACCTGGAGAACGTGCCGCTGCCGGTGGCCCGGCAGCAGACCGCGCGGGGCAGCGCCGGCGGCCTCATGATCCGCACCACGCCCGGTGTCCCGGACTCCGTCGACATCATGTTCTTCGACGGACAGGGCGCCGACCTGTCCCAGGCCGGGCAGCGGAAACTGGACCGGGTCTTCGCGCGCCAGGAGTACCGGCGGGCGTTCCCCGGCGAGATCGGCGACCTGTACTTCCCGTCCAGCGTCTTCGACTCGTACACCGGCTCCCTGCTGCGCAACGTCGACACCACCGGGATCGCCGAGTCCGGACTGAAGGTCGTCGTGGACGCGTCCAACGGCAGCGCGGGCCTGGTGCTGCCCAGCCTGCTGGGCAAGCTCGGGGTGGACTCCCTGACCATCAACCCGGGTCTCGACGAGTCAAGGCCCACCGAGACGGCCGAGATGCGGCGCAGCGGCCTGGTGCGGCTCGGTGAGATCGTCGCCTCCTCGGGCGCCGCGTTCGGTGTGCGCTTCGACCCCGTCGGTGAACGGCTGTCCCTCGTGGACGAGAAGGGCCGGATCATCGAGGACGACCGGGCACTGCTGGTGATGCTGGACCTGGTGGCCGCGGAGCGGCGCAGCGGCCGGGTCGCACTGCCCGTCACCACGACCCGGATCGCCGAGCAGGTGGCCGCCTACCACGGCACCCAGGTCGAGTGGACGACCACGTCGCCGGACGACCTCACGCGCGTCGGCGGCGAGGAGGGCACCATCTTCGGCGGCGACGGCAAGGGCGGGTTCATCGTCCCCGAGTTCGGCAGCGTGTTCGACGGCACGGCGGCCTTCGTGCGGCTGATCGGGCTCGTGGCGCGCACCCAGCTCACCCTGAGCCAGATCGACGCGCGGATCCCGCGGGCGCACGTCCTCAAGCGGGACCTGGCCACACCGTGGGCCGTCAAGGGTCTGGTGATGCGCCGGGTGGTCGAGGCGGCCGGAGACCGCTCGGTGGACACCACCGACGGGGTGCGGGTCGTGGAGACGGACGGGCGCTGGGTGATGGTGCTGCCCGACCCGGCCGAGGCCGTCACCCATCTGTGGGCCGAGGGCCCCGACGACGCCTCCGCGCAGGCCCTCCTGGACGAGTGGTCGGCCGTCGTGGACAGCGCCGGGCGGTGA
- a CDS encoding CDP-alcohol phosphatidyltransferase family protein, which yields MEVQETRVQTDRVLTIPNILSMARLVGVPLFLWLILRPEFGGPKSDGWALLVLALSGVSDYLDGKLARRWNQISSLGRLLDPAADRLYVLSTLVGLTWREILPLWLTALLLARELMLLVMVGILRRHGYPPPQVNFLGKAATFNLMYAFPLLLLSDGSGWIASLAAVFGWAFAGWGTTLYWWAGVLYVVQVRRLVRADTKAD from the coding sequence GTGGAGGTCCAGGAGACCCGTGTCCAGACAGACCGGGTCCTCACCATCCCCAACATCCTCAGCATGGCGCGGCTCGTCGGCGTACCCCTGTTCCTGTGGTTGATCCTCAGGCCGGAGTTCGGCGGCCCCAAGAGCGACGGATGGGCCCTCCTCGTGCTGGCGCTCAGCGGAGTCAGCGACTACCTGGACGGCAAACTCGCCCGGCGCTGGAACCAGATCAGCAGCCTGGGCCGGCTCCTCGACCCGGCCGCCGACCGGCTCTACGTGCTGTCCACGCTGGTCGGCCTCACCTGGCGGGAAATCCTCCCGCTCTGGCTGACCGCGCTGCTGCTCGCCCGGGAACTGATGCTCCTGGTGATGGTGGGGATCCTCCGCCGGCACGGGTATCCGCCGCCGCAGGTCAACTTCCTCGGGAAGGCCGCCACGTTCAACCTCATGTACGCCTTCCCGCTCCTGCTCCTCAGTGACGGAAGTGGTTGGATCGCGTCACTGGCCGCTGTTTTCGGATGGGCGTTCGCCGGATGGGGTACAACCCTCTATTGGTGGGCAGGAGTGCTCTATGTGGTCCAAGTCCGCCGATTGGTACGTGCGGACACCAAGGCCGATTGA
- a CDS encoding PTS sugar transporter subunit IIA, translated as MTTVTSPLAGRAIGLAAVPDPVFAGAMVGPGTAIDPAREPSEAVSPVTGVIVSLHPHAFVVVDDQGHGVLTHLGIDTVQLNGEGFELLVGKGDTVTRGQAVVRWNPAAVEEAGKSPVCPVVALEATADALSDLRDSGDVKAGDCLFSWS; from the coding sequence ATGACCACCGTGACGTCCCCTCTCGCCGGACGCGCCATCGGGCTGGCCGCAGTGCCGGACCCGGTCTTCGCCGGGGCGATGGTCGGGCCCGGTACCGCGATCGATCCCGCGCGGGAGCCCTCCGAGGCCGTGTCGCCCGTGACGGGTGTGATCGTTTCCCTGCACCCGCACGCCTTCGTCGTCGTCGACGACCAAGGGCACGGCGTGCTCACCCACCTCGGTATCGACACGGTGCAGCTCAACGGCGAGGGCTTCGAGCTGCTCGTCGGCAAGGGCGACACCGTGACCCGCGGCCAGGCCGTCGTGCGCTGGAACCCCGCGGCCGTCGAGGAGGCCGGCAAGTCCCCGGTCTGCCCCGTCGTCGCGCTGGAGGCCACGGCCGACGCCCTCTCCGACCTCCGCGACAGCGGTGACGTGAAGGCCGGCGACTGCCTCTTCTCCTGGAGCTGA
- the ptsP gene encoding phosphoenolpyruvate--protein phosphotransferase, whose protein sequence is METTLRGVGVSHGVAIGEVRHMGTAVLEPPAKQIPAQEAGREQGRARQAVDAVAADLTARGNLAGGEAQAVLEAQAMMAQDPELMADVERRIAVGSTAERAVYDAFAAYRELLAGAGEYLAGRVADLDDVRNRIVARLLGVPMPGVPDSDHPYVLVARDLAPADTALLDPSLVLGFVTEEGGPTSHSAILARALGVPAVVALPGAVELAEGTVVAVDGSTGDVFVNPSEESRERLAAEAAERKAALAASTGPGATADGHQVPLLANVGGPADVPAAVAAGAEGVGLFRTEFLFLDDSERAPSEEKQIAAYRQVLEAFPEGRVVVRVLDAGADKPLAFLTPADEPNPALGVRGLRTLLDHPEVLRTQLTALAKAAEGLPVHLEVMAPMVADRADAKAFADACREAGLAAKFGAMVEIPSAALRARSILQEVEFLSLGTNDLAQYTFAADRQVGAVSRLQDPWQPALLDLVALSAEAARAEGKSCGVCGEAASDPLLACVLTGLGVTSLSMGAASIPYVRAALAKYTLAQCERAAAAARAADSAEEARVAARGVLSGE, encoded by the coding sequence ATGGAGACAACGCTGCGAGGCGTCGGTGTGAGCCATGGCGTGGCGATCGGCGAGGTCCGGCACATGGGCACGGCGGTGCTGGAGCCGCCGGCCAAGCAGATCCCCGCACAGGAGGCGGGCCGGGAGCAGGGCCGCGCCCGACAGGCGGTGGACGCGGTGGCCGCCGACCTGACGGCGCGCGGCAACCTGGCGGGGGGCGAGGCCCAGGCCGTGCTCGAAGCACAGGCCATGATGGCCCAGGACCCCGAGCTGATGGCGGATGTGGAGCGGCGGATCGCCGTCGGCAGCACCGCCGAGCGCGCGGTGTACGACGCGTTCGCGGCGTACCGGGAGCTGCTGGCCGGGGCCGGGGAGTACCTCGCCGGGCGGGTGGCGGACCTCGATGACGTGCGGAACCGTATCGTCGCCCGGCTGCTGGGCGTTCCCATGCCGGGTGTGCCGGACAGCGACCACCCCTATGTCCTGGTGGCGCGGGACCTGGCGCCCGCCGACACGGCGCTGCTCGACCCTTCCCTGGTGCTCGGCTTCGTGACCGAGGAGGGCGGGCCGACCAGTCACAGCGCGATCCTGGCCCGGGCGCTCGGCGTGCCGGCCGTGGTGGCGCTGCCCGGTGCGGTGGAGCTGGCCGAGGGCACGGTGGTCGCGGTGGACGGCAGCACCGGTGACGTCTTCGTGAACCCGAGCGAGGAGAGCCGGGAGCGGCTGGCGGCGGAGGCCGCGGAGCGCAAGGCCGCGCTGGCCGCCTCGACGGGGCCGGGGGCGACGGCGGACGGTCACCAGGTGCCGCTGCTGGCCAATGTGGGCGGGCCCGCGGACGTGCCGGCGGCCGTGGCGGCCGGGGCCGAGGGCGTCGGTCTGTTCCGTACCGAGTTCCTGTTCCTGGACGACAGTGAGCGCGCTCCGTCCGAGGAGAAGCAGATCGCGGCCTACCGGCAGGTGCTGGAGGCGTTCCCCGAGGGCCGGGTCGTCGTGCGCGTGCTGGACGCGGGCGCGGACAAGCCCCTGGCGTTCCTGACCCCCGCGGACGAGCCGAACCCCGCCCTGGGCGTGCGGGGTCTGCGGACGCTGCTGGACCACCCCGAGGTGCTGCGCACCCAGTTGACCGCGCTGGCGAAGGCCGCGGAGGGGCTGCCCGTCCACCTCGAGGTGATGGCGCCGATGGTGGCGGACCGCGCCGACGCGAAGGCGTTCGCGGACGCCTGCCGGGAGGCGGGGCTGGCGGCGAAGTTCGGGGCCATGGTGGAGATCCCGTCGGCCGCGCTGCGGGCGCGTTCGATCCTCCAGGAGGTCGAGTTCCTTTCGCTGGGGACCAATGACCTCGCGCAGTACACGTTCGCGGCGGACCGGCAGGTGGGCGCGGTGTCGCGGTTGCAGGACCCGTGGCAGCCGGCGCTGCTGGACCTGGTGGCGCTGTCCGCGGAGGCGGCCCGTGCCGAGGGCAAGAGCTGCGGTGTGTGCGGTGAGGCGGCGTCCGATCCGCTGCTGGCCTGTGTGCTGACCGGGCTGGGTGTCACCTCCTTGTCCATGGGGGCGGCGTCGATTCCGTACGTCCGTGCGGCGCTGGCGAAGTACACGCTGGCGCAGTGCGAGCGGGCCGCGGCGGCGGCGCGTGCGGCGGACAGTGCCGAGGAGGCGCGTGTCGCGGCTCGGGGCGTGCTGTCCGGCGAGTAG